In Streptomyces ambofaciens ATCC 23877, a single genomic region encodes these proteins:
- the typA gene encoding translational GTPase TypA → MATRHDIRNVAIVAHVDHGKTTIVDGMLKQAGAFAAHQLDSVDDRMMDSNDLEREKGITILAKNTAVKYHPKDGGDVITINIIDTPGHADFGGEVERGLSMVDGVVLLVDASEGPLPQTRFVLRKALQQRLPIILCINKTDRPDSRIDEVVNETYDLFLDLDADEEQIEFPIVYACGRDGVASLTKPEDGTVPSDSTSLEPFFSTILDYIPAPTYDEDAPLQAHVTNLDADNFLGRIALLRVHQGELKKGQTVAWMKRDGTVSNVRISELMMTEALTRKPAEKAGPGDICAVAGIPDIMIGETLADQENPVPLPLITVDEPAISMTIGTNTSPLVGRGATGKGADNKAVVKDRKVTARQVKDRLDRELIGNVSLRVLDTERPDAWEVQGRGELALAILVEQMRREGFELTIGKPQVVTREIDGKVHEPVERMTIDVPEEHMGAVTQLMGVRKGRMDNMSNHGSGWVRMEFVVPSRGLIGFRTEFLTQTRGTGIAHSIHEGHEPWFGTLTTRNNGSLVADRSGAVTAFAMTNLQERGVLFTEPGTEVYEGMIVGENSRSDDMDVNITKEKKLTNMRSSSADSFEAIVPPRKLSLEQSLEFCRDDECVEVTPEAVRIRKVNLDARERARAASRAKHG, encoded by the coding sequence ATGGCCACGCGCCACGACATCCGCAACGTCGCCATCGTCGCCCACGTCGACCACGGCAAGACCACCATCGTCGACGGAATGCTCAAGCAGGCCGGTGCCTTCGCCGCGCACCAGCTCGACTCCGTCGACGACCGCATGATGGACTCGAACGACCTGGAGCGTGAGAAGGGCATCACGATCCTGGCCAAGAACACGGCGGTGAAGTACCACCCGAAGGATGGCGGCGACGTCATCACCATCAACATCATCGACACCCCCGGCCACGCCGACTTCGGTGGCGAGGTCGAGCGCGGTCTGTCGATGGTCGACGGCGTCGTCCTGCTCGTGGACGCCTCCGAGGGCCCGCTGCCGCAGACCCGCTTCGTGCTGCGCAAGGCGCTCCAGCAGCGGCTGCCGATCATCCTGTGCATCAACAAGACGGACCGTCCGGACTCCCGGATCGACGAGGTCGTCAACGAGACCTACGACCTCTTCCTCGACCTGGACGCCGACGAGGAGCAGATCGAGTTCCCGATCGTCTACGCCTGCGGCCGGGACGGCGTCGCCTCCCTCACCAAGCCCGAGGACGGCACGGTCCCGTCGGACTCCACCAGCCTGGAGCCGTTCTTCTCGACGATCCTGGACTACATCCCCGCCCCGACCTACGACGAGGACGCCCCGCTCCAGGCGCACGTGACCAACCTGGACGCCGACAACTTCCTCGGCCGTATCGCCCTGCTGCGCGTCCACCAGGGCGAGCTGAAGAAGGGCCAGACGGTCGCCTGGATGAAGCGCGACGGGACCGTCAGCAACGTGCGCATCTCCGAGCTGATGATGACCGAGGCGCTCACCCGCAAGCCCGCCGAGAAGGCCGGCCCCGGTGACATCTGCGCGGTCGCCGGTATCCCGGACATCATGATCGGCGAGACGCTGGCCGACCAGGAGAACCCGGTCCCGCTGCCGCTGATCACGGTGGACGAGCCCGCGATCTCCATGACCATCGGCACCAACACCTCGCCGCTGGTCGGCCGCGGCGCCACCGGCAAGGGCGCGGACAACAAGGCGGTCGTCAAGGACCGCAAGGTCACCGCCCGCCAGGTCAAGGACCGCCTCGACCGCGAGCTCATCGGCAACGTCTCGCTCCGCGTCCTGGACACCGAGCGCCCCGACGCCTGGGAGGTGCAGGGCCGCGGTGAGCTGGCGCTGGCCATCCTGGTCGAGCAGATGCGCCGCGAGGGCTTCGAGCTGACCATCGGCAAGCCGCAGGTCGTCACCCGCGAGATCGACGGCAAGGTCCACGAGCCGGTCGAGCGCATGACGATCGACGTGCCCGAGGAGCACATGGGCGCGGTCACGCAGCTCATGGGCGTGCGCAAGGGCCGGATGGACAACATGTCCAACCACGGCTCGGGCTGGGTCCGCATGGAGTTCGTCGTGCCGTCCCGCGGTCTGATCGGTTTCCGTACCGAGTTCCTGACCCAGACCCGCGGCACCGGTATCGCCCACTCCATCCACGAGGGCCACGAGCCCTGGTTCGGCACCCTCACGACCCGTAACAACGGCTCGCTGGTCGCCGACCGCTCCGGTGCCGTCACCGCGTTCGCGATGACGAACCTCCAGGAGCGCGGCGTGCTCTTCACGGAGCCCGGCACCGAGGTGTACGAGGGCATGATCGTCGGCGAGAACTCCCGCTCCGACGACATGGACGTCAACATCACCAAGGAGAAGAAGCTCACGAACATGCGGTCGTCCTCGGCCGACTCGTTCGAGGCGATCGTCCCGCCGCGCAAGCTCTCGCTGGAGCAGTCGCTGGAGTTCTGCCGCGACGACGAGTGCGTCGAGGTGACCCCGGAGGCCGTTCGCATCCGCAAGGTGAACCTGGACGCCCGCGAGCGCGCCCGCGCCGCGAGCCGCGCCAAGCACGGCTGA